The DNA region GTTTGCTCGATCGAGGCCAACATTTGCCGGACAGCATCCACCATCGTCAGCAACGCACTGGCAATGTCCTGCGATAACGGTAAGTCGCCATCCCGCACCAGACTCAGCAGCGTCTCGCCCGTATGGGCCAGACTTTCTAACTTGGAATACCCTAAAAATTAGCACGTCCCTTTAATGGTATGAATGGCTCGAAAGATACTCGCCAGGGTGTCTTGTTGCTCGGATTGCCTTCAAAATCCACCAGATCCCGTTCGACCGCGCTGAGATTTTCATCGCTCTCTATAAGAAACTCCTTGATCGCCTCTTCCATTTCAGGATCATGCATCGGACTTCCCTTTCTCTTCATCGGTCGGCATGGAGGGCACCAGTTGTTCCCGAAGCGTTCCTAACGCCTGCACAACTTTTTCCAAACGTTGCCTGGAAATATCTTGAAATTGCATGGACATCACAATATCGGTTATCTGATTAGCATGCTTTTGGGCGGAGGCCGTGGCCTGCAAGACCCCTTCTTGAAGTCTGAGGCTTTTATCCTCGATCACCTTGGTGATGACGGCAATTCGATCACGAGTTTCCATTGCGCCTATCATGTCAATGGAGGCAAACCCTTGAAGAGACTCCATGGCTTTTCCAGTGCTGCCGTTAACGGCCGTTACCACATCCTGAATATTGGCGGCTGCCACGCGTGACCGATTAGCCAGTTTGGCGACCTCTTCTGCCACCACAGCGAATCCCCGGCCATGTTCTTTTGCCCGTGCCGCT from Gammaproteobacteria bacterium includes:
- a CDS encoding methyl-accepting chemotaxis protein, with protein sequence MGVAGVVEEVVSSTDRIPPLLDEIEFIADQTRLLALNATIEAARAKEHGRGFAVVAEEVAKLANRSRVAAANIQDVVTAVNGSTGKAMESLQGFASIDMIGAMETRDRIAVITKVIEDKSLRLQEGVLQATASAQKHANQITDIVMSMQFQDISRQRLEKVVQALGTLREQLVPSMPTDEEKGKSDA